The genomic stretch ATAGATTAAAATAGATGAATAGCTAAATTTCATGCCCCTATGTtatgttgattaaaattgtttcTCTCTTTTAATGGCTCTTCGTACAATCATGGAAGTAGGAAGGCTCTTTTAACTTAATTGGTTCCGCAGCGAACGATGCGGGGGTgcttgcttgagtttaaacTGAGACGATCAAGAAGCTAGCCGAGCGAGGAGACGGCCCTTTTCGCTGATAGCTCATTAACTAAAGCTGACGATGGCATGCTGTCATCAGACCTTCAACAACTTGGTCAGATCCCCTTGGAGATCGTTGTCCTCTGAGAGGCTTGTCAATCACTTAACGGCTGCAAGACTGCGCTAGTCATTGTTGCCCATTTACGGGTACTAATGCCGAGCCAGCTGTGAGAGGAACATTTCGAGGTGATGATGCAGTCACTTTCAGTTGGATTATGCAAGGTGCCACAATCCTCGACAAAGTTGCTCTGATCTCTGAGCTACGAAGTGCGTAAACCACTGGGTTGATAGCACTGTTTCCGTATTGAAGGAGCTTGACAAAATCCACCAGATGCATCAGGTCTTCCCCACGAGGAAGACACTTGGCGGGACAAAGAATGTACAACATGGAAAGCGTGAAAAAAGGCAGCCAGGAAAGCAAAAATAAACTTGTGATTATAAACACAGTCTTGGCGGCTGTTTTCTCCTGGTATCTCTTGTTGGGTGAATTGAGACGATAACGCCGTTGGCGAGTATTGAATACCTTGACCCTTCTATAAATATCAGCATACATGTAGGTTATTACACAAATTGGAACTATAAATCCCGCTACTGTGCTGAATAACCCTCGATATTTTCGCCATGTAGTAGATTTGAAATCGGCAACGAACACGATTGCCGTTAAGAGACCGAAACTCCACGTTGCCGCTATCGCGACGTAATAGTAACGTCGTGGGATGACGCGGTGTTTCAGCGGCTTTGAAATGGCGATGCCGCGCTCGATGGTAACGGCCACGAGATGCGCGATAGACGTCAGCGCGCTGAACACGTCCAAGAAGGTGTACGCCGTACGAAACTGCATATTTGCCGGGTTGGGAAAAGGATTGTTCAAATCGTACAACAAAATGTACATCCAGGACGGAATGGAGACGGTACCAACGAAGAGATCCGAGGCCGCCAGACTCACAAAAAACAGAGAAGTCGGAGTTCGCAGTTTTGGATTGCGTTTATACGCTATCATTATCAGTGAATTCCCGGTGATGACCAGCAACGCGAGGACAGTATAAATGAAGACAAAGATTAACGTTTCTTGTTTAGAGTGTCGAAATACGTTAACTTCCGGAGATCGTGTTGTCGCATTAGTCAAGGATTTACTGGAAGTGTTGAGCGAAGCCAAGTCTTCCATTTTCACCAGGCGGTTTCAATGATCCTTCTCAACTCACTGGGCATGAAGCTCTCATCCAACACGACGATATCTGAAAGATAGGACAGCTGGTAAGATGTTATAAGTAAGTCACTAATGAATGGAAATTCGCTGGGGAATATTCGACCATTTATAActgacaaaattaatatacGGACTTTCTAAATGTGTTATGcttatgcaaatttcaaaaacgccTGCAGATAACCTCATTTCCGCAATATCCACAAGTTATCAGTTTTTCTGTCCCCTTACAGCTTCCCGTGATAAGGGCTGTTAGATTTAAACCTAAGAAAGCCTGAGAGGAAAGCCATATCAAGTATTTTGTCATCTTTCTCGACATTGTCAAAATAGAGTAAAGTATATCCGCGTTTACGACCACGCCGCTACTTATTATAAATTCCTAAAACTCTttcatctctctctctctctcatgATAATTCatttttgtaaatttcagtCTGTAGTTTGTTGTAAACGTGATTCAAAGTCTTCTCAATATCTCAACACCCGAAATAGCTTGAGGCAAGTGGGCTTTTGCTTAATGTGTAGAAGAACTACAGATCTTCTTCTGGAGCGCCTTGCGAAATCCGTAATCGTGGCCCACAATATGACTGTAGATAGGAGAGATTAAATCTACACAAACTATGTAAGAACATGATATTAGGAAACTAGAAAACACAACCTTATCATCGTGATAAGTACACACTAGTCTTCTTTTAGTGTCCACTCACGCATGACCGCCCGTTGAAGGAGGTAAATGACTATTGCAGAGGTTAAGCATGACGCTTgcgccaaacggcaaacgtcggaatGAAATAAAGGatgttgccaaaaatggaaTAACCCTGCTTGATAAGGAACGAGAaaagttaaaatgagagaattttcacgcttttatgataAGCAGGAAACTGCCGTTCCCCGTTTGCCGTCGGCCGTAAATGTtatgcttaacctctctaattATTGAGGCGGGTAGAACGCAGTTGATGGAAGCCCACTCGGCGCGTTTTTTCGTTattagaataa from Montipora capricornis isolate CH-2021 chromosome 12, ASM3666992v2, whole genome shotgun sequence encodes the following:
- the LOC138026869 gene encoding adenosine receptor A1-like isoform X1 yields the protein MEDLASLNTSSKSLTNATTRSPEVNVFRHSKQETLIFVFIYTVLALLVITGNSLIMIAYKRNPKLRTPTSLFFVSLAASDLFVGTVSIPSWMYILLYDLNNPFPNPANMQFRTAYTFLDVFSALTSIAHLVAVTIERGIAISKPLKHRVIPRRYYYVAIAATWSFGLLTAIVFVADFKSTTWRKYRGLFSTVAGFIVPICVITYMYADIYRRVKVFNTRQRRYRLNSPNKRYQEKTAAKTVFIITSLFLLSWLPFFTLSMLYILCPAKCLPRGEDLMHLVDFVKLLQYGNSAINPVVYALRSSEIRATLSRIVAPCIIQLKVTASSPRNVPLTAGSALVPVNGQQ